One Bacteroidota bacterium DNA window includes the following coding sequences:
- a CDS encoding DUF1848 domain-containing protein, whose product MIISSSRRTDIPAFYSEWFFNRLKEGFVYVRNPINKHHISKISLLPEHVDCFVFWSKNPKPFLEKLSELKQYKFYFQYTINSYGTDLETGVPQKKELIDTFIKLSKTIGKEKIIWRYDPILFSEKYSAEYHLKYFESIAKLIYSFTEKCVISFIDLYKKCERNLKETNIRELEEKEILSLSKGLKKIASKYNLALETCAESIELDSIGIGHNRCIDNELIQKILGKKIKVTKDKNQRDICGCIESIDIGAYNTCKHGCLYCYANFNSNMVTENVKSHSVTSPLLYGTVGEKDFIKERKIISVVEKTLFG is encoded by the coding sequence CGTTTAAAAGAAGGATTCGTTTATGTTCGTAATCCAATCAATAAGCATCATATTAGTAAAATATCATTGCTCCCAGAACATGTTGATTGTTTCGTATTCTGGTCAAAAAACCCAAAACCTTTCCTTGAAAAACTATCAGAATTAAAACAATACAAATTTTATTTTCAATATACTATAAATTCATATGGGACAGATTTAGAGACTGGTGTGCCACAAAAAAAGGAGTTAATTGATACTTTTATTAAACTCTCAAAGACCATTGGTAAAGAAAAAATAATTTGGAGATACGACCCAATTTTATTCTCAGAGAAGTACTCAGCTGAATACCATTTAAAATATTTTGAATCAATTGCAAAATTAATTTACTCATTCACAGAAAAATGTGTTATTAGTTTTATTGATTTATATAAGAAATGTGAGCGAAATCTTAAAGAAACAAATATTAGAGAACTTGAAGAAAAAGAAATATTATCGCTTTCAAAAGGACTTAAGAAAATTGCAAGCAAATACAATTTAGCTCTTGAAACTTGTGCAGAAAGCATCGAATTAGATTCAATTGGTATTGGTCACAATAGATGTATTGATAATGAGTTAATACAAAAAATTCTTGGAAAGAAAATAAAAGTAACTAAAGATAAAAATCAGAGAGATATTTGTGGGTGTATTGAAAGTATAGATATTGGAGCTTATAATACCTGTAAGCACGGTTGTCTTTATTGTTACGCAAATTTTAATTCTAACATGGTTACAGAAAACGTTAAATCCCACTCTGTTACTTCGCCATTACTTTATGGTACTGTTGGAGAAAAAGATTTCATTAAAGAAAGAAAGATAATATCTGTAGTTGAAAAGACTTTATTCGGATGA